AATTCGCCGGAGCAGACGAAGCCGGCGAACTGCGGAGGAGGGTGCACCACGGTCCAGTTCTTGGACTTGAAGTCGAACACCCACAACGCATGCCCTCCTTAGCGTTCCTCGAACTCGATGGCGCCCGTCACCACCACACGCAGCCGCTGCCGCCGCTCGACTGTGCACGTTGTGCCGGCCTCAAGACTAGGCGGGTAAGGGCCCACCTCGAGCCAGCCCCATCGCTCCCCGCTCCACTCCAGCACGGTGGTGGTGCCCTCGATGCACCACATGCGGCCGCGCACCACCACGTGAGCCGCCGACGTCGGTGCGCGCACGTGCTCCAGGCGCTGCCACCTCCGACGAGGGATGACGCGCTGTCGACCCGATTTGACCCCAGGGCCACCACCTCGTCCGGATCCGGCGAGGGATGCCGTGCCGCCGCCCTGATTTCGCCTCCCCCGCGAGGAGACGCCCCACTCGGGCTACCGGATCCGGCGAGAGATGTCGCGTCGCGGCCCCGATTTGGCTCCAGCATGAGGGGCCGCCCAATGCCGGCTGCCGCATCCGACAAGGGGTGCCGCCCCCTCCCCACGATTTCGCCTCCTGCGCGAGGAGGCGCCCGACGCCGGCTGCGTTGACCGCCCCAACCAGTGGCGAGGATGCACGGGGCTGATTGCATTTTTTCATTTTGATTTTAGGAGTGTCTATGTAAAATCTATGGACTAGTTTGTAAAATTATATTAAAATTGACCTGGCACGAAATATTACGCCACATAGGCAAAAAAGGGCCTCATCGGTCATAAACGCGCTTAACCGAGCCAAATTCGTCAATTAGTGATTTTTACAAAAAATTGCGCAAGATGTGATGTTTTCTGCAGAAAAACTGTATCCTAGTGTTTTTCACGAACCTAACCCAGAAAATGGTGGTTTTATGCAATTTACTCTGTCGTTCGTCGGCCCGGCCCCGTGCACCGGCCTCGCGGCGCTTGCCCGCAAGTACGGCTCCATCATGTATCTGCGGATGGGCACCTGCGGCGTGGTGGTGGCGTCGTCGCCGTCGGCCGCGCGCACGTTCCTCAAGGCGCTGGACGCGTGGTTGGCGAACCGGCCGGCGGTGGCCAGCGCGGTGGACATCACGTACGGGCGCCAGAACAGGGTGTTCGCCGACTACGGGCCCAAGTGGAAGCTGATGCGGAAGCTGTCGAGCGTGCACCTCCTCGGGGCGCGCGCCGTCGCTAACTGGGCGGGCGTGCGCCGCGACGAGGCCGGCCGCTCCCTGCTCGGCATGGCGGAGGCCGCGGAGGCCGGGCGGGCCGTGGTGGTGCCGGAGGTGCTGGTGTGCGCGCTGGCCAACATCGTGGGGCAGATCACGGTGAGCAAGCGGGTGTTCGACGCGCAGGGGGACGAGTCCAGCAGCTACAAGGAGATGATCGTGTCGCTGCTGACCGGCACGGGGATGTTCAACATCAGCGACTTCGTGCCGGCGCTGTCGTGGCTGGACCTGCAGGGGGTGCAGGCCAGGCTGCGCCGGGTGCACCGCCAGTTCGACGGGCTCATCACCAAGCTGCTGGCGGAGCACGCGGCGACCGCCGAGGAGCGCGCCCGGGAGGGCCGGCTCGACTTCGTGGACAGGCTCCGCGCCAGCAGCAAGGACGGCGACAAGGACGCCGACGGCGAGACCATCACCGAGGTCAACATCAAGGGCCTCATCTTCGTAAGCTCCCACACTTTATTCGCTCTGCCATTTCTGATTAATTACCGGCCGCATCATCTAATCGAACCACCCAATGCATGCAATCGAGTGAAGCTGCTGTGGTGGTGCAATATAATTGTGGGGTCGGAGCATAGCTAGTGGAGTGGTTGGAAAGAGATGGAGACGATTCCTACAGTCCCTCAAAAAATGATGCACCACCACGATTTGCCGTCGGGGTAGTGGTTTCGTTACCATGATGAGTGCTAGCAGTAGCTATCGTAGTACGTTCAAAACCAGTCAAGCTATACACAGCCGATGGTCCAGAGTGTGAGCATCCGTACTACTATGTCTATGATGCAACAATTTCAGCTAGATCAAGACAATGATATGTGAACTTTAAGCCTAGCTAGATGGTGTTGGAAAATTGCCGTCACACATTTCACATTTCTTTTGTTGGTGGTGGAATGCGACGGCAATTATATAAGAATTAGGCTATCGTAGAAATGACTTAAGCAACCAAACCACTACGTGCCATATAGTTAGACAAGAGCTAAAAGCGGTGCTTGAAATATGGAGCAAATTTGAGAACTGGCTCTGTAGCAAGTCTcaaaagtttttctttctttctaaATGAAGGTTTCCTCTTTTTATAACCGTGTGCTATGTGTATCAACAAACGCAGGGGTCGGGACACCTCCTTTTtcaataaaaaagaaaaaaaaacacggTTACATATCTGTCACTCTCGGTCTCGAGTCCACACTTGATCGGTCGGTAGCAATGACTCACCCTTCCCCTTGATAGCAATCACTCACACATGTAAACAAAACTGATTTTAGTCACTTGGGTTGGGAAGAGAAGAGTGAAGGTGATACCGATTTCTCTAGTACTTTTGCTTTTGATTTGGTTCCCCTTGAAATGATATAGGCACAAGTCATTCTCAACGGATTAGTGGTAATTGTATAATTGAGTACACCAAACTGATCAGATTGCCAAGCAAAGTGCACTCATGGCAGTCCCAATGTGTCAGGGTGTGCTATATCAAAAACTTGCCATCTAGGTAAAATATGTTCTGGCGGCTTATTGAATGAGGAAAGTGAGTTCTATTGCATGTTAATCTAGACACGCAAAACACATTAAATAAGCAAAACACATTAAATAAGAGTACCTTTGGATGGAGTACAACATTAAGATACAACACATTGTAAAAGTTGTAGTAGTATCTAAACACATATATAGTATATGATATAGTTTAATATGATGCGTTAGTAGTGCCCTCTGGTCAAGTGATAATCCGAGTTGATGATTACATGTGCGCAAGTAGTTACTACTCTGCGTGCGCTGCGGTGGCGACGGCCACATCTCGCGCGGGTGCACTCGCCCACGCAGCACGTCCCCGCTGGATCGACGCCCCCGTCCGCCTCCGGCCCTTCGCTCGCGCCCGGCGCTGGACGCGCATCCTCCCCGGGCCCcttcgccgccaccgccgccccctcCTCTGGCTGCTCCCCCGCGGATGCACCCACCGCCGGAGGTTTCCATGTCTAACCCCCATACGACGGCCAACACGCTAACGGCGTTGGTCACCGCGGTTGAGGCCCCGTCGGGTTCCCCCATGTGGTGGTTAACTGGGGTCTATGGACCCCAAGGAAACGCAGAAAAGGTACAGTTTCTTCAAGAAATCGCGGACGTACGTGACCTTCATGCCGGCCCTTGGGCATTGGTTGGAGACTTCAACCTAATCGTTAACCCCGAAGACAAGAACAACGCACAGATTAATAGACGTATGATGGCTCGATTTCGAACAACGCTCAACAGATTGGAGCTCAAGGAGCTGTATCTAAATGGCCGgcgctgttggaaatatgccctagaggcaataataaaatggttattattgtatttccttgttcatgataattgtctgttgttcatgctataattgtattaactggaaaccgtaatacatgtgtgaatacatagaccacaacatgtccctagtaagcctctagttgactatctcgttgatcaatagatggttatggtttcctgaccatggacattggatgtcattgataacgggatcacatcattaggagaatgatgtgatggacaagacccaatcctaagcatagcacaagatcgtgtagttcgtttgctagagcttttctaatgtcaagtatcatttccttagaccatgagattgtgcaactcccggataccgtaggaatgctttgggtgtaccaaacgtcacaacgtaactgggtggctataaaggtgcactacaggtatctccgaaagtgtctgttgggttgtcacgaatcgagactgggatttgtcactccgtatgacggagaggtatctctgggcccactcggtaatgcatcatcataatgagctcaatgtgactaaggagttagccacgggatcatgcgttacggtacgagtaaagtgacttgccggtaacgagattgaacaaggtattgggataccgacgatcgaatctcaggcaagtaacgtaccgcgattgacaaagggaattgtatacgggattgattgaatcctcgacatcgtggttcatccgatgagatcgtcgtggaacatgtgggagccaacatgggtatccagatcccgctgttggttattgaccggagagtcgtctcggtcatgtctgcatgtctcccgaacccgtagggtctacacacttaaggttcggtgacgctagggttgtagagatattagtatgcggaaatccgaaagttgttcggagtcccggatgagatcccggacgtcacgaggagttccgaaatggtctggaggtaaagatttatatatgggaagtcctattttggccaccggaaaatgttcgggatttttcggtattgtaccggaaaggttctagaaggttccgaagtggggcccacctgcatggggggacccacatgaacgtgggtagtgggggcaaggccccacacccctggtcaaggcgcaccaagatcccaccttagaaggaataagatcatatcccgaagggataagatcaagatccctaaaaaagggggataacaatcggtgaggaagggaaatgatgggatttctttcccccacctttgccaacgccccaatggacttggagggcaagaaaccagccccctccacccctatatatagtgggaggcgcatgggagcagcaccccaagccctggcgccgccctccctcccgtgacacctcttcgtccccgcttgcgcttggcgaagccctgtcgggatcccgctacttccaccaccacgccgtcgtgctgctggatctccatcaacttctcctccccccttgctggatcaagaaggaggagacgtccccgctccgtacgtgtgttgaatgcggaggtgccgtccgttcggcgctaggatcatcggtgatttggatcacgacgagtacgactccatcaaccccgttctcttgaacgcttccgctcgcgatctacaagggtatgtagatgcactcctcccctctcgttgctagcatctcctagattgatcttggtgacacgtaggaaaattttaaatttctgctacgttccccaacagtggcatcatgagccggtatgagaagatcggagatcactggcccgcatttgtgacccacaagacatcggaaaagagtaagaagatgtcagcgacaaacaagaagaatgctgcgaagaagaagcttcaccatcgcacggggtcaggtggctacctcaaagcccaacctaagtgggccaaggctgagaatgatctgcttgaaaaagggatcgaaccacagacaatgaactggacagaccgttgccggacttggttcttcggggctggcggaaccttggaccctgtatcagggaggtgcgtttggacgaacaagcttttgagaataccagtcaagaagattcagcaatatatcgatgcagcgcaggaagggacgttcgttccagacagagagaacgacgagctcacaatggccctcgggaatcctgagcaccctggacggacacgaggcacgccaggctccgttccgtggaaggctggttttccggacgcgggcggttacaaaagccaggtgaggaggaaaaaagtggagcagatccaaattcagaagctacacgaaagggttcaagctctagaggaacgagacggcaatcgacatgccaaaactgcccccgaagctacaccgccatctcagcggagaagcagcgtggcttccaccgagctgcttcagctggagcatgcggctcctgctagctaccccgtggatgctatcacggagtctcaacattgccaccttatggcggaatggcagaacttcaaagttaaggcggctgttggctctgttttacctcctgaacccggcgcaacctaccactgccggccgattccagaaggatatgctagggtgatggtggatgaaataacgaagggatttgaggagctccagcttgaccaccctaccggtgaaggggagactcg
This sequence is a window from Aegilops tauschii subsp. strangulata cultivar AL8/78 chromosome 7, Aet v6.0, whole genome shotgun sequence. Protein-coding genes within it:
- the LOC109785679 gene encoding flavonoid 3',5'-hydroxylase 1-like, with protein sequence MQFTLSFVGPAPCTGLAALARKYGSIMYLRMGTCGVVVASSPSAARTFLKALDAWLANRPAVASAVDITYGRQNRVFADYGPKWKLMRKLSSVHLLGARAVANWAGVRRDEAGRSLLGMAEAAEAGRAVVVPEVLVCALANIVGQITVSKRVFDAQGDESSSYKEMIVSLLTGTGMFNISDFVPALSWLDLQGVQARLRRVHRQFDGLITKLLAEHAATAEERAREGRLDFVDRLRASSKDGDKDADGETITEVNIKGLIFDMFTAGTDTSSIIVEWAMAEMINNPSIMGRAQEEMDRVIGLHRRLEESEIANLPYLQAICKEAMRLHPSTPLSLPHFSFKECEVDGHHVPANTRLLINIWAIGRDPAAWEDPLEFRPERSLSGPAAKIDPMGNNFELIPFGAGRRICAGKLAGMVFVQYFLGTLVHAFEWRLPDGEEKVDMAETFGLALPKAVLLKAVVTPRLVPAAYA